The following nucleotide sequence is from Candidatus Polarisedimenticolia bacterium.
GCGCGAGGCGGTCGCCTCCCTGCCCGAGGAATATCGGGCCATCTTCACCCTGCGCGAGGTCGAGGATCTCTCCAATCAGGAGGTGGCCGACATCCTGGGTTTGAGCCTCGCGGCCACCAAGACCCGGCTGCACCGGGCCCGGCTGTTCCTCAGGCACCGTCTCGCCAAATACCTACAGGGGAACGCCGCATGAGCCATTCCCACCTCCCGGGTGATCCGACCTGCCGGCGCGTCTTCGAGCTGCTCAGCGAATACGTGGACGGCGAGCTTTCCCAGGAGGAAAAGGAATCTCTCGCAGCCCACCTGGAGGCCTGCCCGCCATGCGAGGAGTTCCTCCGGACCTTCCAGGCGGCCCGCGAGCTCTGCCGCCAGAGCCTCATGGAAAAGATGCCGGAGGAGATGAAGAATCGCCTGCGCGCCTTCGTGCGCGACCGCCTTCGCCAGGGCTAGCGGACCCCCGGGCCCGTGAAAGCCCCGGGAGCCTTGTGCTTCGGGGCGGGGCTGGGCTAGAATGAAGCCGTTCCTCTTGGCTCCCCGAAGTTGGTCCGGTCCTCGGAGTGCGGCATGGATCCCCTCAACAAGAAGGAGATCGGCAAGCGCATCAAACGCCTCAGGAAGGAGAAGGGCCTGAAGCAGTGGCAGATGGCCGACATCCTCGGGGCGA
It contains:
- a CDS encoding zf-HC2 domain-containing protein, with product MSHSHLPGDPTCRRVFELLSEYVDGELSQEEKESLAAHLEACPPCEEFLRTFQAARELCRQSLMEKMPEEMKNRLRAFVRDRLRQG